The Ignavibacteria bacterium genome contains a region encoding:
- the menH gene encoding 2-succinyl-6-hydroxy-2,4-cyclohexadiene-1-carboxylate synthase: MIIKLKDTELNVETPHSSSEGATPVVFLHGFTGSSGDWKFLFNRLPQGYSPYAIDIIGHGRSSSPADASLYSAEAISNQILGVIHYFNLKKVILAGYSMGGRAALSFAVENPGLLKGLILESATAGIIDENERRERASSDLRLAEFIENNPIEAFADYWMDVPLFATLKKLPENVYAEVKQKKINNSKTGLANSLRGFSTGVMPQLWDKLENINCRTMLITGELDKKFTGINIGMSRKIKLSEHEVIESAGHNTHLERPENFLNLLNRFLTGLQKAEG; encoded by the coding sequence ATGATAATAAAATTAAAAGACACAGAATTAAATGTTGAAACCCCTCATTCTTCATCCGAAGGGGCAACTCCTGTAGTATTCCTGCACGGCTTTACCGGTTCTTCAGGCGACTGGAAGTTCCTCTTCAACCGGCTTCCGCAAGGCTATAGCCCATACGCCATAGACATAATAGGCCACGGGAGAAGCTCTTCTCCTGCCGATGCATCGCTTTATTCAGCAGAGGCAATTTCAAACCAGATACTTGGCGTTATTCACTACTTTAATCTTAAGAAAGTAATTTTAGCGGGCTATTCCATGGGAGGGCGCGCAGCCCTGTCATTTGCGGTTGAAAATCCGGGCTTGCTGAAAGGACTCATTCTTGAAAGTGCAACAGCAGGTATTATTGATGAAAATGAAAGGCGTGAGCGTGCCTCTTCAGACCTGAGGCTTGCGGAGTTCATTGAAAACAATCCGATTGAGGCTTTTGCTGATTACTGGATGGATGTGCCTCTTTTTGCCACACTTAAAAAGCTGCCTGAAAATGTCTATGCCGAAGTAAAGCAGAAGAAAATAAATAACAGCAAAACAGGGCTTGCCAACTCTCTCAGGGGTTTTTCAACGGGAGTGATGCCGCAGCTGTGGGATAAACTTGAGAACATAAACTGCAGAACAATGCTTATTACAGGAGAGCTGGATAAAAAGTTTACAGGCATTAACATTGGAATGTCGCGGAAAATAAAACTTTCGGAGCATGAGGTAATAGAAAGTGCAGGGCATAATACCCATTTAGAAAGACCTGAAAATTTCTTAAATTTGTTAAACAGGTTTTTAACCGGCTTACAAAAGGCTGAAGGTTAA
- the menB gene encoding 1,4-dihydroxy-2-naphthoyl-CoA synthase, with protein MKFDWQKAKEYQDIIYEKMDGIAKVTINRPEVRNAFRPETVMEMYDAFIDAREDPEIGVILLTGQGPAKDGKYAFCSGGDQRIRGDQGYVGHDGVPRLNVLDLQKLIRSIPKPVIALVAGYAIGGGHVLHVVCDLTIAADNAIFGQTGPKVGSFDGGFGASYLARLVGQKKAREIWYLCRQYNAQEAVDMGLVNKVVPVENLEEEGVEWAKEILEKSPLSIRVLKSAFNAELDGQQGIQELAGNATLLYYMSEEAQEGKKAYLEKRKPDFNKFPRLP; from the coding sequence ATGAAATTCGACTGGCAGAAGGCTAAGGAATACCAGGATATCATATATGAGAAGATGGATGGCATAGCCAAAGTTACCATCAACCGCCCCGAGGTCAGAAATGCTTTCAGACCCGAGACGGTAATGGAAATGTACGATGCTTTTATTGACGCAAGGGAGGATCCCGAAATCGGCGTCATACTGCTTACAGGTCAGGGTCCGGCAAAAGACGGCAAGTATGCATTCTGCTCCGGAGGCGACCAGAGGATAAGGGGAGACCAGGGTTACGTAGGGCACGATGGCGTGCCGAGGCTTAATGTACTGGATCTTCAGAAGTTAATACGCAGCATACCGAAGCCCGTAATTGCGCTTGTTGCAGGTTATGCAATAGGCGGCGGCCATGTGCTTCATGTTGTATGCGACCTTACGATTGCAGCCGATAACGCCATTTTCGGGCAGACAGGCCCCAAAGTCGGGAGCTTCGACGGCGGCTTCGGCGCAAGCTACCTTGCAAGGCTCGTGGGGCAGAAGAAGGCCCGCGAGATATGGTACCTCTGCCGGCAGTATAACGCGCAGGAAGCCGTGGATATGGGGCTTGTAAATAAAGTTGTTCCGGTAGAAAATCTTGAAGAAGAAGGTGTTGAGTGGGCTAAAGAGATACTGGAGAAGAGCCCTCTTTCAATACGCGTGCTTAAATCTGCTTTTAATGCCGAGCTGGACGGGCAGCAGGGGATACAGGAACTGGCAGGCAATGCAACACTGCTTTACTATATGAGTGAAGAAGCGCAGGAAGGTAAAAAAGCCTATCTGGAAAAAAGAAAGCCTGATTTTAATAAATTCCCAAGACTGCCATAG
- a CDS encoding 1,4-dihydroxy-2-naphthoate polyprenyltransferase — MSNDKYPNKFQAWVLASRPKTLPAAIVPVLVGTALAAYEGSFMPLAALVALLCSLLIQIGTNFVNDLYDFLAGTDKKDRPGPLRVLANELISVKEMKIGIAMVFGTAFLLGMYLVYLGGLPVFIIGVLSILAGMAYTAGPYPLAYNGLGDVFVFLFFGLVGTVGTFYVQALRFSALSVWASIPVGALITNILVVNNYRDREEDRAAGKRTTAVIFGKRFARLQYIILLGVSYLTPVVIFTIYKQDIWVFLPLLTIPLGFHLIKMLYSLEGSYLNKTLELTAKLSALYGFLFAIGILI; from the coding sequence ATGTCAAACGATAAATATCCAAATAAATTTCAGGCGTGGGTTCTGGCAAGCCGCCCTAAGACGCTTCCAGCGGCTATAGTGCCCGTACTGGTTGGAACAGCACTGGCGGCCTACGAAGGCTCCTTCATGCCACTTGCGGCTTTAGTGGCACTTTTGTGTTCACTCCTTATTCAGATAGGGACGAACTTTGTAAATGACCTTTACGACTTTCTTGCCGGGACGGATAAAAAAGACCGCCCGGGACCCTTGAGGGTTCTGGCAAACGAGCTGATTTCAGTTAAAGAAATGAAGATTGGCATTGCCATGGTTTTCGGTACGGCATTTCTTTTGGGCATGTACCTGGTTTATCTTGGGGGCCTGCCTGTGTTTATTATAGGAGTCCTGTCAATTCTTGCAGGAATGGCTTATACGGCAGGGCCTTACCCATTGGCATATAACGGGCTGGGGGATGTATTTGTATTCCTTTTCTTCGGGCTCGTTGGAACTGTGGGCACTTTCTACGTGCAGGCCTTAAGGTTTTCGGCTCTTTCTGTCTGGGCCTCAATTCCCGTAGGTGCGCTCATAACAAATATTCTTGTTGTTAACAACTATCGTGACCGTGAGGAAGACCGTGCGGCAGGCAAGAGGACCACTGCCGTTATATTCGGCAAAAGGTTTGCCCGGCTGCAGTATATAATTCTTCTTGGTGTAAGCTATCTTACGCCTGTAGTCATTTTTACGATTTATAAGCAGGATATCTGGGTCTTTCTGCCTCTTCTTACAATACCTCTGGGCTTCCACCTGATAAAGATGCTCTATTCGCTTGAGGGCTCCTACTTAAATAAGACGCTGGAGCTGACGGCTAAACTTTCAGCCCTTTACGGGTTCCTTTTTGCAATCGGCATTCTTATATGA
- the menC gene encoding o-succinylbenzoate synthase: MKPPEIKYIPYDIKLNEPFLTSGGVIRSRKGFFIAISLSENETALGEASPLPEFGSESYSEAENALQNLFGLTVNKSLLFDPEGFQKKLETLEALPALRHGLEQAWLNYRALNEKTSPDRLLNVHLKEEVHVNGLIGLLSPDEVLSKALRLVSEGFRTIKLKAGRDNFSEDIKSVGLLREHFGSKINIRLDVNGKWTLPEALKYIKELEELSPEYIEQPVMGKEDFFRLVKESKIPLAADEIIRSTSDALEVIEKAPGAHLILKPMMLGGITSALKIMHNAEASGNKSVISSSFETSVGRSAAIFLAAASNGSLAHGLGTKGFLQNEPYCDPFEIKGGVIKVKGSRFNSFN; encoded by the coding sequence ATGAAGCCGCCGGAAATAAAATATATCCCTTACGACATAAAATTAAATGAGCCCTTTCTTACTTCAGGAGGGGTGATAAGAAGCCGTAAGGGATTTTTTATTGCCATTAGTTTAAGTGAGAATGAAACTGCCCTGGGGGAAGCATCCCCTCTTCCGGAATTCGGAAGCGAGAGCTATAGCGAGGCTGAAAATGCCCTTCAAAACCTGTTTGGTCTAACAGTAAATAAATCCCTTTTATTTGACCCCGAAGGATTTCAAAAGAAACTTGAGACCCTGGAAGCTCTTCCTGCTCTCAGGCACGGGCTTGAACAGGCCTGGCTTAACTACAGGGCGCTTAATGAAAAGACTTCCCCGGACAGGCTCCTGAATGTACATCTGAAGGAAGAAGTTCATGTAAACGGTCTTATTGGGCTTCTTAGCCCCGATGAAGTTTTAAGTAAAGCCCTGAGGCTTGTAAGTGAAGGCTTCAGGACGATTAAACTAAAAGCCGGGCGGGATAATTTTTCTGAAGATATAAAATCAGTCGGGCTTTTAAGGGAACACTTCGGCAGTAAAATAAATATACGCCTGGATGTAAACGGGAAGTGGACGCTTCCTGAAGCCTTGAAATACATAAAAGAGCTGGAGGAGTTAAGTCCTGAATATATTGAGCAGCCGGTAATGGGAAAAGAAGATTTCTTCCGTCTTGTGAAAGAGTCAAAGATTCCTCTTGCTGCTGACGAGATAATAAGGAGCACAAGTGACGCTCTGGAAGTAATAGAAAAAGCTCCCGGGGCTCATCTTATACTAAAGCCTATGATGCTTGGCGGAATTACGTCTGCATTAAAGATCATGCACAATGCTGAAGCCTCAGGAAATAAAAGCGTCATATCTTCCTCTTTTGAAACTTCAGTTGGAAGAAGCGCTGCAATATTTCTTGCCGCGGCATCCAATGGCTCTTTGGCGCACGGGCTTGGAACAAAGGGTTTTCTTCAAAACGAGCCTTATTGCGACCCGTTTGAAATTAAGGGCGGTGTTATAAAAGTCAAGGGCTCAAGATTTAACAGCTTTAATTAA
- the menE gene encoding o-succinylbenzoate--CoA ligase, which yields MTDFYFFNKYLQVPEGSPAIISRDETITYSELIRRAGAYAAFLRSMGVKKGMHAAILSSNNAEFIILIVALWNLGAVPVPLNVRLLDEDLEKLILHSEAEFVFIHEELKDRLSGIKSGRIIFPVLTKGEDTEESKRELNLNECALILYTSGTTGTPKGVMHTFSTLSGSATASDTLLRQSGKDRWLASLPFYHIGGFSIPVRALLYGAAVVIPQSLKTEDIAAAVEAFRPTLISFVTTTLRRLIEMGVKPNKELRFMLLGGGPVDSSLAQSALEENWRAVKVYGSTETATLVSAVEIEKHPEKLSSAGRALKGNIIMIIDEEGREVNLGQSGEIIVKGPSVMAGYWNNAEETSKKLIEGYYHTGDLGHMDSEGYLYVEARRTDLIISGGENVNPLEVEDAILRHPSVREACVFALEDREWGQTVAAAVIKKGDLQAEELAVFLRSHLASYKIPRRIFFTEELPRTSLGKMRRDYIREIFQKSQFKHS from the coding sequence ATGACAGATTTCTACTTTTTTAATAAATATCTTCAGGTGCCGGAAGGCAGCCCCGCTATAATAAGCCGGGATGAAACTATTACCTACAGCGAACTTATAAGGCGCGCCGGTGCCTATGCGGCTTTCCTGCGGTCTATGGGCGTAAAAAAGGGGATGCACGCGGCTATTCTAAGCTCAAACAATGCTGAGTTTATTATACTTATTGTGGCGTTGTGGAACCTGGGGGCGGTACCTGTTCCCTTAAATGTAAGGCTTTTGGATGAAGACCTGGAGAAGCTGATACTTCACTCGGAAGCAGAATTTGTCTTCATACATGAAGAGCTTAAAGACAGGCTTTCCGGAATTAAGTCCGGAAGAATTATCTTTCCTGTTTTGACTAAGGGCGAAGATACAGAAGAAAGTAAAAGAGAGCTAAATCTTAATGAATGTGCCCTAATACTTTATACCTCGGGTACTACAGGCACGCCGAAGGGCGTAATGCATACATTCAGCACGCTTTCAGGAAGCGCCACGGCTTCTGACACGCTTTTAAGGCAGTCGGGTAAAGACCGCTGGCTTGCAAGCCTTCCTTTTTATCACATCGGGGGCTTTTCCATTCCCGTCCGTGCACTGCTCTATGGTGCTGCAGTTGTAATCCCTCAGTCGCTTAAAACAGAGGACATTGCAGCAGCAGTTGAAGCCTTCAGGCCGACACTGATTTCTTTTGTTACCACCACTTTAAGGCGTTTAATTGAAATGGGGGTTAAACCCAATAAAGAGCTGCGTTTTATGCTTCTTGGCGGTGGGCCTGTAGATTCGAGCCTGGCGCAGAGTGCGCTTGAAGAAAACTGGAGGGCTGTTAAGGTATACGGAAGCACTGAAACGGCTACGCTTGTAAGCGCCGTGGAAATTGAGAAGCATCCTGAAAAGCTCTCTTCGGCAGGGCGTGCCTTAAAAGGCAATATAATTATGATAATTGATGAAGAGGGGCGGGAGGTTAATTTAGGCCAGAGCGGGGAAATTATTGTTAAAGGCCCGTCTGTTATGGCAGGCTACTGGAATAACGCTGAAGAGACCTCAAAAAAGCTCATTGAAGGCTATTATCACACAGGGGACCTGGGGCATATGGACAGTGAGGGCTACCTTTACGTTGAAGCCCGCAGGACGGACCTTATTATTTCAGGAGGGGAGAATGTGAACCCCCTGGAAGTTGAAGATGCAATTCTAAGGCACCCCAGTGTCAGGGAAGCCTGCGTCTTTGCTCTTGAAGACAGGGAATGGGGGCAGACGGTTGCAGCTGCAGTGATAAAAAAGGGGGATCTTCAGGCAGAAGAGCTGGCAGTGTTTTTAAGAAGCCACCTGGCTTCTTACAAGATCCCGCGCAGGATATTTTTTACAGAGGAACTGCCCAGAACATCTTTAGGGAAGATGAGGCGCGACTATATAAGGGAAATATTCCAAAAGAGCCAGTTTAAGCATTCATAA
- a CDS encoding acyl-CoA thioesterase: MFRTETKINFFDCDPAGVMFFGNIFKIAHSAYEELLQNGDLERDYFKDDQFALPLVHSEADFLRPIMPGEKATVQLTLSALKESSFELSYEVISPKGEVCARVKTVHVSVLKSGWQKTPLPQDLKNCLMNA, from the coding sequence ATGTTCCGGACTGAAACAAAAATCAACTTTTTCGACTGTGACCCCGCAGGCGTCATGTTTTTCGGGAATATTTTTAAGATAGCACATTCAGCATACGAAGAATTGCTTCAGAATGGGGATCTGGAAAGGGATTACTTCAAAGATGATCAGTTTGCCCTCCCCCTGGTGCATTCAGAGGCGGACTTCCTGAGGCCCATTATGCCGGGTGAAAAAGCCACAGTTCAGCTTACCCTCTCAGCTCTTAAGGAATCTTCTTTTGAGCTTAGCTATGAGGTTATAAGCCCCAAAGGCGAAGTGTGCGCCAGGGTTAAAACCGTACACGTTTCGGTACTTAAGTCCGGCTGGCAGAAAACCCCTCTGCCGCAGGACCTGAAAAACTGCCTTATGAATGCTTAA